The Engystomops pustulosus chromosome 4, aEngPut4.maternal, whole genome shotgun sequence genome contains a region encoding:
- the MAPK8IP2 gene encoding C-Jun-amino-terminal kinase-interacting protein 2, whose protein sequence is MADRAEMFSLSTFHSLSPPGCRPSQDISLEEFDDEDLSEITDDCGIGLNYDSDHCDKEGLGFGRCDPSRALCTFQEDFQEFEMIDEEEDEDEEEEEDELPPQENRKHVEAPPSPSPSPLPPEDSLKNRPCTLRLSAPRTQDTLNNNGGFISQSDTWADPERNETELESHTQVTHTDLDTLKEDDSDSVEAELVNEEVTDPSRNVAERNHVSSHGGPWESDSELRVSTPTHVNLEDLSLEQRGSTRGHPSNSSNETTSPSSDPGIEADLTSRGRFLPTGHCSQDLSSPGSDSDIEGEIEAAFACDGGRLVGNMISSISETELDLTSESSSGRSSHLTNSIEEASSPTSDPEPDHVGEGGRQGIKDSILLDREGESEPLMMEPEEKYGTWNEEETMAQEKVDQTKERSLESIRRSFYLPVGPKLMPETDANSEYDSDSESEADLSEDSDSPWLLSNLVNKMISEGSYPISCPDECFQRQSPSCDTLSPASELDPEPASPDIETDLTSSKEPSQELDTAQQSIELVDMETLQHSLSHHEREQNGPGLYVLHDSCDTVTPIFEGIPLQLEGLSHTAKCRPQSPGHVAEQKPWPGTEQILQERRHGWDIDRDLDSGILEDNDLCDDLCQELDQNQPTMDTSTAKTNHGFNLEYTADEDKDIPYYRSLKSSPYHNCVEEESFMERPTAESRIIDDSLAYDSMKYTLVVDEHTQLELVSLQRCTSILSDGSDLLRACDACDLEEDDFGDDLEAHENESSSEDSSPEPNLPFSKKFLNVFVNSTSRSSSTESFGLFSCVLNGEEREQTHRAVFRFIPRHEDELELDVDDPLLVECEDGSWCHGYNMRTGERGIFPSFYAHEVVCPVKENVVIKGNSPWVQMFDVQFLGSVEVPHHQGNGILCAAMQKIATARKLTVHLRPPASCELEISLRGVKLILRGNDRPEDERCSHFFQMKNISFCGCHPRNSCYFGFITKHPVLNRFACHVFVSQDSMRRVAECVGRAFQEFYQEHVEFSCPTEDIYLE, encoded by the exons GCCTTCACAAGACATCAGTTTGGAAGAATTTGATGacgaagatttatcagaaattacTGATGACTGTGGAATTGGACTGAACTATGACTCAGATCACTGTGACAAG GAGGGTCTTGGCTTTGGTAGATGTGATCCTTCCCGCGCCCTCTGCACTTTCCAGGAGGATTTCCAGGAATTTGAAATGATTGATGAGGAAGAagatgaggatgaagaggaagaagaagatgagctGCCACCCCAAGAAAACAGAAAACATGTGGAAGCACCTCCATCACCAAGTCCCTCTCCTCTACCTCCAGAAGATTCCCTGAAAAATAGACCATGTACTTTGAGACTTAGTGCTCCTCGAACCCAG GATACACTTAACAACAACGGTGGATTCATTTCTCAGAGTGACACCTGGGCAGATCCTGAGAGAAATGAGACTG AACTGGAATCCCATACCCAGGTTACCCACACTGACCTGGACACTCTAAAAGAAGATGATAGTGATTCTGTAGAAGCAGAACTGGTTAATGAAGAAGTGACTGATCCTTCAAGGAATGTTGCAGAAAGAAATCATGTCTCCAGTCATGGAGGGCCCTGGGAATCAGATTCAGAGTTGAGAGTATCTACACCAACTCACGTGAACCTGGAAGATTTGAGCCTTGAGCAGAGGGGGAGCACAAGAGGACATCCATCAAATTCTTCCAATGAAACAACATCTCCATCTTCAGATCCTGGTATCGAGGCTGATTTGACCAGTCGAGGCCGATTCTTGCCAACAGGACATTGCAGTCAGGATCTGAGCTCCCCTGGCTCTGATTCAGATATAGAAGGTGAAATAGAAGCAGCATTTGCTTGCGATGGAGGTAGACTTGTAGGTAACATGATCTCTTCAATTTCGGAAACAGAACTGGATTTAACCAGTGAGTCCAGCAGTGGGAGGTCCTCTCACCTCACTAACTCTATTGAAGAAGCAAGCTCCCCAACTTCTGATCCAGAACCAGATCATGTGGGAGAAGGAGGGCGTCAAGGTATCAAAGACTCTATCCTACTTGATAGAGAGGGAGAAAGTGAGCCGCTAATGATGGAACCAGAAGAGAAATATGGTACATGGAATGAAGAAGAAACCATGGCTCAAGAGAAAGTGGATCAGACTAAAGAACGCAGCCTGGAAAGTATACGGCGCTCATTCTACTTACCTGTTGGGCCCAAGCTAATGCCAGAAACAGATGCAAATAGTGAGTATGACTCGGACTCTGAATCAGAAGCTGACCTAAGTGAGGATTCCGACTCCCCATGGCTTCTCAGCAACCTGGTAAATAAGATGATATCTGAAGGCTCATATCCCATTTCATGTCCAGATGAGTGTTTTCAGAGGCAAAGTCCATCGTGTGATACTCTTTCTCCTGCCTCTGAGCTGGATCCTGAACCAGCTAGCCCAGACATTGAGACAGATCTTACAAGTTCCAAAGAACCATCACAAGAGCTAGATACAGCACAACAGAGTATAGAGCTGGTGGATATGGAAACGCTGCAACATTCCCTTAGTCATCATGAGAGGGAGCAGAATGGTCCTGGCTTGTATGTATTGCATGACTCATGTGATACAGTAACTCCAATATTTGAAGGAATTCCTCTTCAACTTGAGGGATTATCTCATACAGCTAAATGTCGTCCCCAATCTCCAGGGCATGTTGCTGAACAGAAACCTTGGCCTGGCACGGAACAAATTCTTCAGGAGCGAAGACATGGCTGGGATATTGATCGTGACTTAGATTCTGGCATTCTAGAGGATAATGATCTATGTGATGATCTTTGCCAAGAACTGGACCAAAATCAACCCACAATGGACACATCTACAGCAAAAACCAATCATGGCTTTAACCTAGAATATACTGCTGATGAAGATAAAGATATTCCTTATTACAGAAGTCTAAAAAGTTCTCCTTATCATAACTGTGTTGAAGAAGAATCCTTCATGGAACGTCCTACAGCTGAATCTCGAATCATAGATGACTCTTTGGCCTATGATTCAATGAAATACACATTAGTAGTGGATGAGCACACTCAGCTTGAGCTGGTTAGTCTTCAAAGATGTACATCCATACTGAGTGATGGCAGCGACCTTCTTAGAGCTTGTGATGCTTGTGACCTGGAAGAAGATGACTTTGGAGATGATTTGGAAGCTCATGAAAATGAATCTTCATCAGAAGACTCGTCACCAGAGCCAAACTTGCCTTTCTCCAAGAAGTTTCTCAATGTTTTTGTCAACAGCACCTCTCGTTCATCAA GTACTGAGTCCTTTGGGCTGTTTTCATGTGTACTCAATGGAGAAGAACGTGAACAGACCCACAGAGCTGTTTTCAG GTTTATTCCTCGTCATGAAGATGAGCTTGAACTAGATGTTGATGACCCTTTACTGGTGGAGTGTGAGGATGGCTCATGGTGCCATGGTTATAACATGAGGACGGGAGAGCGAGGAATTTTCCCTTCTTTTTATGCCCATGAAGTTGTGTGCCCAGTGAAAGAGAATGTTG TGATCAAAGGAAATTCTCCTTGGGTCCAGATGTTTGATGTGCAGTTTCTGGGTTCTGTTGAAGTTCCACATCATCAGGGCAATGGTATTCTGTGTGCAGCCATGCAGAAG ATTGCAACAGCAAGGAAGCTGACAGTGCACCTACGGCCACCAGCTAGCTGTGAACTGGAGATCTCCTTACGTGGCGTCAAACTGATTTTGAGAGGAAACGACCGTCCAGAG GATGAACGTTGCAGTCACTTTTTCCAAATGAAAAATATTTCCTTCTGTGGTTGTCATCCAAGGAACAGCTG TTATTTTGGCTTCATTACGAAACACCCGGTTCTGAATCGATTTGCATGCCACGTCTTTGTTTCTCAAGACTCTATGCGGCGCGTGGCCGAGTGTGTGGG ACGGGCTTTCCAGGAATTCTATCAGGAACACGTGGAATTCAGTTGTCCCACAGAAGATATTTACTTGGAGTAA